In a single window of the Methanofollis ethanolicus genome:
- a CDS encoding aminotransferase class I/II-fold pyridoxal phosphate-dependent enzyme gives MRDFVSEKARIIPHSGIRKFFDLCMGMQDVISLGVGEPDFSTPWNICEASIYSIEQGVTTYTSNRGYPPLREALAADLARRYDLSYSPESEIIITTGVSEAADIAIRAVVDPGDEVIVQDPAYVSYAPCVTLTGGKPVPLPCREKDLFKVTPDALMERITGKTKAVLLNFPSNPTGGVMTRDDYRAIADILVDRDLLLISDEVYSELTYEGAHCSPASIPELRERTITLNGFSKAYAMTGWRVGYLCAPPAISDAALKIHQYVMLCAPVMGQIAAYAALRQAEQDKNEMVREYRLRRNLFVEGLNRIGLRCHMPEGAFYAFPSIEATGLTDEEFAERLLKEQKVAVVPGSAFGESGRGHIRCSYATSRENLSLAVERMGTFVSGLI, from the coding sequence ATGAGGGACTTTGTATCTGAAAAGGCTCGCATCATCCCCCACTCCGGGATAAGGAAGTTTTTCGACCTCTGCATGGGTATGCAGGACGTGATATCCCTTGGCGTTGGCGAACCAGACTTCTCGACCCCCTGGAACATCTGCGAGGCGAGCATCTACTCCATCGAGCAGGGCGTCACGACGTACACCTCCAACCGCGGCTACCCGCCTCTGCGCGAGGCCCTTGCCGCGGACCTTGCCCGGCGCTACGATCTCAGTTACTCCCCTGAGTCCGAGATCATCATTACGACTGGTGTCTCTGAGGCCGCCGACATCGCGATCAGGGCGGTCGTCGACCCCGGAGACGAGGTGATCGTCCAGGACCCCGCCTATGTCAGTTATGCACCCTGCGTCACCCTGACCGGCGGGAAACCGGTTCCTCTTCCCTGTCGTGAGAAGGACCTCTTCAAGGTCACTCCCGATGCCCTCATGGAGAGGATCACCGGGAAGACGAAGGCAGTCCTCCTGAACTTCCCGAGCAACCCGACGGGCGGTGTGATGACCCGCGACGACTACCGGGCGATCGCCGACATCCTCGTTGACCGCGACCTCCTCCTCATCTCCGACGAGGTCTATTCGGAACTCACCTACGAAGGCGCCCACTGTTCCCCGGCCTCCATCCCTGAACTCCGCGAGAGGACGATCACCCTCAACGGTTTCTCGAAGGCCTACGCGATGACCGGGTGGCGGGTCGGCTACCTCTGCGCCCCGCCCGCGATCTCCGACGCCGCCCTGAAGATCCACCAGTATGTGATGCTCTGCGCCCCGGTGATGGGCCAGATCGCCGCGTACGCCGCACTGCGGCAGGCCGAGCAGGACAAGAACGAGATGGTCAGGGAGTATCGCCTCCGCAGGAACCTCTTTGTCGAGGGCCTCAACAGGATCGGCCTCCGCTGCCACATGCCGGAGGGCGCTTTCTATGCCTTCCCCTCCATCGAGGCCACCGGCCTCACCGACGAGGAGTTTGCCGAGCGTCTCCTGAAGGAGCAGAAAGTCGCGGTCGTACCCGGCAGTGCCTTTGGCGAGTCGGGCCGCGGCCATATCAGGTGTTCCTATGCAACAAGCCGGGAAAACCTCTCTCTGGCTGTCGAAAGGATGGGCACCTTTGTCTCGGGTCTGATCTGA
- a CDS encoding Lrp/AsnC family transcriptional regulator, whose product MDGKDLLILHLLEENSRIPIEELATMVELPIEEAKRRIRALEEARIIRKYAAVVDWEKAGNEEVTSIIALKVSPERDFGYDRIAGRIARFREVKAVRLVSGRYDLILLVRGRTMQDVARFVSEHIATMDQIRETATQFVMKTYKENGTPYDEREASERLPYSF is encoded by the coding sequence ATGGACGGAAAGGATTTACTCATCCTCCACCTCCTGGAGGAGAACAGCCGGATCCCGATCGAGGAACTGGCGACTATGGTTGAACTCCCGATCGAAGAGGCGAAACGCCGGATCAGGGCACTTGAAGAGGCCCGGATCATCAGAAAGTACGCCGCAGTCGTCGACTGGGAGAAGGCCGGCAACGAAGAGGTCACCTCGATCATCGCCCTCAAGGTCTCGCCTGAGCGCGACTTCGGCTACGACAGGATTGCGGGGCGTATCGCCCGCTTCAGGGAGGTCAAGGCCGTCCGTCTCGTCTCCGGGCGCTATGACCTGATCCTCCTTGTGAGGGGCCGGACGATGCAGGACGTCGCCCGCTTCGTCTCCGAGCACATCGCCACGATGGACCAGATCAGGGAGACAGCAACACAGTTCGTTATGAAGACATACAAGGAGAACGGAACCCCGTACGACGAGCGCGAGGCGAGCGAGCGCCTGCCGTACTCCTTCTAG
- a CDS encoding ORC1-type DNA replication protein: MSENDHQSFGLFQKFLSNNRIFKNREVLRHSYRPQILPHRRPQIDAVASILAPALKNETPSNILIYGKTGTGKTACVRYVGAELEKVAAGAGTRCRVVHLNCEVIDTQYRVLAQIAKGLEDLDATPSDKSRAHIPMTGWPTDQVYAELKNQLETTGGVLVIVLDEIDKLVKKSGDETLYNLTRINSDLRGAKVSMIGISNDLRFTDFLDPRVLSSLSEEEIVFPPYNAPQLCDILSQRAQMAFVEKSLDEGVIPLCAAFAAQEHGDARRALDLLRVSGELADRENAEKVGERHVRMALEKIETDSMIECISTLPTQSKVVLYSMLLLDQMDKKIFTSGEVTRVYREVSRTVNIDPLTHRRITDLISELSMLGVINSRVVSKGRYGRTKEMWFDTNTKKIQEVLAKDPRLSEERLVQVDLNRLKASFR; the protein is encoded by the coding sequence ATGTCTGAAAACGATCATCAATCCTTTGGACTCTTTCAAAAGTTCCTGAGTAATAATCGGATCTTCAAAAACCGGGAGGTCCTCCGTCACTCGTACCGCCCCCAGATACTCCCGCACCGGCGCCCCCAGATTGATGCCGTCGCCTCCATCCTCGCTCCTGCCCTCAAGAACGAGACCCCTTCGAACATCCTCATCTACGGAAAGACCGGGACAGGGAAGACGGCCTGTGTCAGGTACGTCGGGGCCGAACTCGAAAAGGTCGCCGCGGGAGCCGGTACCAGGTGCCGGGTGGTCCACCTCAACTGCGAGGTGATCGACACCCAGTACCGGGTCCTCGCCCAGATCGCGAAGGGCCTTGAGGACCTCGACGCCACCCCGAGCGACAAGTCCCGCGCCCACATCCCGATGACCGGGTGGCCGACCGACCAGGTCTATGCCGAACTGAAAAACCAGCTCGAAACGACCGGCGGCGTGCTCGTCATCGTCCTGGACGAGATCGACAAACTGGTCAAGAAGAGCGGTGACGAGACCCTGTACAACCTGACCCGGATCAACTCCGACCTGCGAGGTGCGAAGGTCTCGATGATCGGGATCTCCAATGACCTGCGGTTCACCGACTTCCTCGACCCCCGTGTCCTCTCCTCACTTTCGGAGGAGGAGATCGTCTTCCCCCCGTACAATGCCCCGCAACTCTGCGACATCCTCAGCCAGCGCGCCCAGATGGCCTTTGTCGAGAAGAGCCTCGACGAGGGGGTCATCCCCCTCTGCGCCGCCTTCGCCGCCCAGGAGCATGGCGACGCTCGTCGTGCCCTCGACCTCCTGCGGGTCTCCGGCGAACTCGCGGATAGGGAGAATGCGGAGAAGGTGGGGGAGAGACATGTGCGGATGGCCCTGGAGAAGATCGAGACCGACTCGATGATCGAGTGCATCTCGACCCTGCCGACCCAGAGCAAGGTCGTCCTGTACTCGATGCTCCTCCTTGACCAGATGGACAAGAAGATCTTCACCTCAGGTGAGGTGACGCGGGTGTACCGCGAGGTCTCCCGCACCGTCAACATCGACCCCCTCACCCACCGGCGGATCACCGACCTCATCTCAGAACTGAGCATGCTCGGCGTGATCAACAGCAGGGTCGTATCGAAAGGACGATACGGAAGGACAAAAGAGATGTGGTTTGACACCAACACGAAAAAGATACAGGAAGTATTAGCGAAAGATCCCAGGCTATCCGAGGAAAGGCTTGTGCAGGTCGACCTCAACCGCCTGAAGGCATCATTCCGGTGA
- a CDS encoding MogA/MoaB family molybdenum cofactor biosynthesis protein — translation MKTEHIKPIEITAVVITVSSTRTEENDTSGKAIRDLLTAGGYRVVFSVIVKDDRQAIRAALVTALGKADAVVLNGGTGLTPDDCTIEAVEPFFEKRMEGFGELFRMLSFDEIGTSALLSRATAGIVGGRAVFCLPGSTGAVTLATGKIIVPELRHIISHSRG, via the coding sequence ATGAAAACCGAGCACATCAAGCCGATCGAGATTACTGCGGTGGTGATCACTGTCTCTTCGACCCGTACCGAGGAGAACGATACCAGTGGAAAGGCGATCCGCGACCTCCTCACCGCCGGGGGATACAGGGTCGTCTTCTCGGTGATCGTGAAGGACGACAGGCAGGCGATCCGGGCCGCCCTTGTCACCGCGCTCGGGAAGGCCGACGCCGTGGTCCTCAACGGCGGTACCGGCCTCACCCCTGACGACTGCACCATCGAGGCCGTCGAACCCTTCTTCGAGAAGAGGATGGAGGGCTTCGGCGAACTCTTCAGGATGCTCTCCTTCGACGAGATCGGGACCTCGGCCCTCCTCTCGCGGGCGACCGCCGGCATCGTCGGCGGGAGGGCGGTCTTCTGCCTCCCTGGTTCGACCGGGGCCGTGACCCTCGCCACCGGCAAGATCATCGTCCCCGAACTCAGGCACATCATCTCCCACTCGCGGGGATGA
- a CDS encoding COG1361 S-layer family protein → MREVVFTGAFLLLLLLLCGAADAATPEEDAAQVMVTGAVIDPAVLMPGDVATVTVTVKNTAQVSVPVRSAKMYTEGNILVLDNPYQTFGAIGAGNEVSFTFTVQADAGSGTYYPRLVLDFTNAGSLRYAVPVRIEVVEPRISVADVPDAFTAGKKEIVRVTVSNPRSGEVNGVSVVPSGEGIVSVPTSTFIGALAPDGSAEATFNITPDRETTLTMTVTYRNGRNQRTTEASIPITFSEDKKGARIVVSGVEVTPENGSYRVSGDVTNAGLEVAKAVVVTVGSPGVPVDPDRVYPVASLDPDDLSNFELTFRAENVTEVPLVIEYRDTDGNLYTTRTNISVEGTVLPGQGEEGGPVPLTIALLIVAVVAVVGVVVFFSWKKAKGG, encoded by the coding sequence ATGAGAGAGGTGGTCTTCACCGGTGCGTTTCTCCTCCTTCTCCTCCTTCTTTGCGGGGCGGCAGACGCGGCGACGCCCGAAGAGGACGCTGCACAGGTGATGGTCACCGGCGCGGTGATCGACCCGGCGGTCCTGATGCCCGGCGATGTGGCGACGGTCACGGTCACGGTGAAGAACACGGCACAGGTGAGCGTGCCTGTCAGGAGTGCGAAGATGTACACGGAGGGGAACATCCTCGTCCTGGACAACCCCTACCAGACCTTCGGTGCGATCGGGGCGGGGAACGAGGTCTCTTTCACCTTTACTGTTCAGGCGGACGCCGGTTCAGGGACATATTACCCGCGTCTTGTCCTCGACTTCACGAATGCCGGGTCATTGCGCTACGCGGTGCCGGTGAGGATCGAGGTGGTCGAACCGCGGATCTCTGTCGCCGACGTCCCCGACGCCTTCACCGCGGGAAAGAAGGAGATTGTACGGGTGACGGTGAGCAACCCCCGCTCGGGCGAGGTCAACGGCGTCTCGGTGGTCCCGTCGGGCGAGGGAATAGTGAGCGTCCCGACAAGCACCTTCATCGGTGCGCTTGCGCCTGACGGTTCTGCAGAGGCGACATTCAACATCACGCCCGACCGTGAAACCACTCTCACGATGACGGTGACGTACAGGAACGGGAGGAACCAGAGGACGACGGAGGCATCGATACCGATCACCTTCTCCGAGGACAAGAAGGGTGCACGGATCGTCGTCTCCGGCGTGGAGGTGACCCCGGAGAACGGATCGTACCGGGTCAGCGGGGACGTGACCAATGCCGGACTTGAGGTGGCAAAGGCTGTCGTCGTCACCGTGGGGTCCCCCGGAGTCCCTGTTGACCCGGATCGCGTCTACCCGGTCGCTTCCCTGGACCCGGACGATCTCTCGAACTTCGAACTGACCTTCAGGGCCGAGAACGTCACTGAGGTTCCGCTCGTCATCGAGTACAGGGATACTGACGGGAACCTCTACACGACGAGGACGAACATCTCGGTCGAAGGGACCGTGCTGCCCGGACAGGGGGAAGAGGGCGGGCCCGTCCCCTTGACGATCGCCCTTCTCATCGTCGCTGTCGTGGCGGTCGTCGGGGTGGTGGTCTTCTTCTCCTGGAAGAAGGCGAAGGGAGGATAG
- a CDS encoding Yip1 family protein, with product MSHWIFDVLLNPDAFFRERAEKAPALMVPFILVLITGIIGAVTIYLSMTAMLPVLPADMQGLVSIIGIATAVVTVISAPIIWALQALVFYALSSFYNGSGDLKKSLEAVGYGYVPLIVSALIALALTYSFLSSFSFPSIDFTDPAATAAFQEMIQTSPLIQAGQILGVIFLVWAANIWIFGMKYARGLTTRDAAVVVGVPVVLYIVSQIIMLGVL from the coding sequence ATGAGTCATTGGATTTTTGATGTCCTGTTGAACCCGGACGCGTTCTTCAGGGAGAGGGCGGAGAAAGCGCCGGCCCTGATGGTACCCTTCATCCTCGTGCTGATCACCGGGATCATCGGTGCCGTAACAATCTATCTCTCCATGACCGCCATGCTCCCTGTTCTCCCCGCCGATATGCAGGGACTTGTCAGCATCATCGGCATCGCCACGGCGGTCGTTACGGTGATCAGTGCCCCGATCATCTGGGCCCTCCAGGCCCTCGTCTTCTATGCCCTCTCCTCCTTCTACAACGGTTCCGGTGACCTGAAGAAGAGCCTCGAAGCGGTGGGGTACGGCTACGTCCCTCTCATCGTCTCGGCCCTGATCGCTCTCGCCCTGACGTACTCCTTCCTCTCCTCCTTCTCTTTCCCGTCGATCGACTTTACCGACCCGGCGGCCACGGCGGCCTTCCAGGAGATGATCCAGACGTCCCCGCTGATCCAGGCGGGCCAGATCCTCGGCGTCATCTTCCTTGTCTGGGCGGCTAACATCTGGATCTTCGGGATGAAGTACGCCCGCGGTCTCACCACCAGGGACGCCGCGGTTGTCGTCGGCGTGCCGGTGGTCTTATATATCGTCTCTCAGATCATCATGCTCGGTGTGCTGTAG